One stretch of Arachis duranensis cultivar V14167 chromosome 1, aradu.V14167.gnm2.J7QH, whole genome shotgun sequence DNA includes these proteins:
- the LOC110275412 gene encoding L10-interacting MYB domain-containing protein-like, with amino-acid sequence MNLITSEEKNDGKEIAQWSKNLVDIFCALCVKSIEAGSKSGTHFDTKSWKQLIAEFTKATGKEYNRKQLRNKWDQLKVDWKNWKQLKGNETGLGWDSAKKTIDASEEWWAKKLAVIPKAKKFRKEGIHPDFEATLDRMFQRTAATGEDAWTPSSGIVPSSIEKDTQLEDSEDSDIEPESSVINIKRKRENFTNANTYKKAKKVGGAQKLSHQIDRLCEAVERRSSNKNDTLGPSITQAIEELDAIPDIDPLGQIYMFATRLFLDKDKRELALEYGN; translated from the exons ATGAATTTGATCACATCTGAAGAGAAAAATGATGGAAAAGAAATTGCACAATGGAGCAAAAATTTAGTAGACATCTTTTGTGCTTTGTGTGTGAAAAGTATTGAAGCTGGTAGCAAATCGGGCACACATTTTGATACCAAAAGTTGGAAACAATTGATAGCTGAATTCACAAAAGCTACGGGAAAAGAATATAATAGAAAACAATTGAGAAACAAATGGGATCAGTTGAAAGTAGATTGGAAGAATTGGAAGCAATTGAAAGGGAACGAGACTGGACTTGGATGGGATTCTGCTAAAAAGACAATTGATGCAAGTGAAGAGTGGTGGGCTAAAAAATTAGCG GTTATTCCAAAggctaaaaaatttagaaaagaagggATTCATCCAGATTTTGAGGCAACATTAGATAGGATGTTTCAAAGAACAGCTGCAACAGGAGAAGATGCTTGGACTCCATCTTCCGGAATAGTTCCTTCTTCAATTGAGAAAGATACACAACTTGAAGATAGTGAAGATTCTGATATAGAGCCTGAGTCTAGTGTTAtaaacattaaaagaaaaagggaaaatttCACTAATGCTAATACTTACAAGAAAGCAAAAAAAGTTGGAGGTGCTCAGAAATTGTCACACCAAATTGATAGACTTTGTGAGGCTGTGGAACGTAGGAGCTCCAATAAAAATGATACTTTGGGACCTAGTATAACTCAAGCAATAGAAGAATTGGATGCTATACCGGATATAGATCCACTTGGACAAATTTATATGTTTGCAACTCGACTCTTCTTGGATAAAGATAAAAGAGAGCT TGCATTGGAATATGGAAATTGA
- the LOC107487406 gene encoding uncharacterized protein LOC107487406, translating to MHETSTQTGNKWLKEILEGNNSRCCSMFRMEKDVFKRLCYDLETNYGLCASRRISATEMLAMFLFVLGGENSNKSTKERFQHSGKTISRKFEEVLQAVCKMAIDIIQPKDRDFKEVPTKLKNDDRYWPHFKDAIGAIDGTHVPVIVSTEDQIRFIGRKGIPTQNVMAACNFDMEFTFALAGWEGTAHDTRVFLYAIGTYELNFPKPPPGKYYLVDAGYPEKKGYLGPYKGATYHLPEFRRANGPSGYYEIYNYAHSSLRSVIERTFGVWKKRWKILRDMPSFSYKKQIQIVIATMALHNYIRCYSTSDHKFKKYDQMDVELEEEDGYGDEGEAENGVEKVGDEFLGTMEMVRNNIALSLIGGKN from the exons ATGCATGAAACTTCTACACAAACAGGAAACAAATGGCTTAAAGAGATATTAGAAGGGAATAATAGCCGTTGTTGCAGCATGTTTAGGATGGAAAAAGATGTTTTCAAAAGACTATGCTATGATTTGGAAACAAACTATGGTTTATGTGCCTCAAGGAGAATAAGTGCTACAGAAATGCTAGCAATGTTCCTATTTGTACTAGGAGGTGAAAACTCAAATAAGTCAACTAAGGAGCGGTTTCAACATTCCGGTAAAACAATAAGTCGAAAATTTGAAGAAGTGCTACAAGCTGTGTGCAAAATGGCCATAGACATTATACAACCAAAGGATCGTGATTTTAAAGAAGTGCctacaaaattaaagaatgatGATAGATATTGGCCTCACTTTAag GATGCAATTGGTGCTATAGATGGAACTCATGTGCCAGTGATTGTGTCTACTGAAGACCAAATTCGATTTATTGGTAGAAAAGGAATTCCAACCCAAAATGTTATGGCTGCATGTAATTTTGATATGGAATTTACTTTTGCTTTGGCCGGTTGGGAAGGGACAGCTCATGACACAAGAGTATTTTTATATGCAATTGGTACATATGAGTTGAACTTTCCAAAACCTCCACCAG GTAAATACTATTTAGTAGATGCAGGCTATCCAGAAAAGAAAGGTTATCTAGGACCATACAAAGGAGCAACATATCATTTGCCAGAATTTCGTCGTGCTAATGGACCTTCTGGATACTACGAAATATATAActatgctcattcttcacttaGAAGCGTGATAGAACGTACATTTGGAGTTTGGAAAAAGAGATGGAAAATTTTACGAGATATGCCTAGTTTTAGCTataaaaaacaaattcaaattgtTATTGCAACAATGGCTCTGCATAACTACATTAGATGTTATTCTACAAGTGATCAtaagtttaaaaaatatgacCAGATGGACGTTgagcttgaagaagaagatggataTGGCGATGAAGGTGAAGCTGAAAATGGAGTTGAAAAAGTTGGAGATGAGTTTCTTGGAACTATGGAGATGGTTCGAAATAATATAGCATTAAGTTTGATTGGTGGAAAAAATTAG
- the LOC107487489 gene encoding blue copper protein 1a-like, whose amino-acid sequence MALSRFLAMFLVVAVSIIPIISSTDFIVGDDNGWATGFDYQAWAQGKEFHVGDKLVFKYTKGKHNVMRVNSTGFQQCAVPPDSSTQGFTTGNDVIVLSSPGRKWYICGISNHCENGKMKLAITVQPQIGLGAPTSSPNPTPTPISDATGTSPIYSSWIVIIFALLIAIMF is encoded by the exons ATGGCCTTGTCTCGCTTCCTTGCCATGTTTCTCGTCGTAGCTGTTTCCATTATTCCTATTATTTCTTCAACTGACTTCATTGTCGGTGATGACAATGGTTGGGCCACTGGCTTTGACTATCAAGCTTGGGCTCAGGGAAAGGAATTTCATGTTGGAGATAAGCTTG TATTCAAGTACACGAAAGGAAAGCACAATGTGATGAGAGTGAATAGTACTGGCTTCCAACAATGTGCTGTGCCACCAGATTCATCAACCCAAGGCTTTACCACTGGAAATGATGTGATTGTTCTTTCATCCCCAGGAAGAAAATGGTACATTTGTGGTATTAGCAACCATTGTGAGAATGGTAAAATGAAGCTTGCAATAACTGTTCAACCTCAAATTGGACTTGGGGCACCAACATCTTCTCCCAACCCGACCCCAACCCCAATTTCCGATGCAACAGGAACCTCTCCTATTTATTCTTCTTGGATAGTGATCATTTTTGCTCTCCTCATAGCAATTATgttctaa
- the LOC107487416 gene encoding uncharacterized protein LOC107487416, with the protein MVLTEECSAIIQHKLPPKLKDPGSFQIPCIIGKITVEKALCDLGASINLMSLAMMKEMKIEEAKPTRMALQLADRSFKFSHGIVEDLLVKVGDFIFPADFVVLDMEEVANTSIILGRPFLATAGAVIDVQKGELVLRLHDEKLTFNVFKAMSYPHNSLENV; encoded by the coding sequence ATGGTACTTACagaagaatgcagtgccatcATCCAACACAAATTGCCCCCAAAATTGAAGGATCCTGGGAGTTTCCAAATCCCTTGTATCATTGGAAAAATCACTGTAGAAAAGGCTTTATGTGATCTAGGAGCcagcataaatctaatgtctCTAGCAATGATGAAAGaaatgaagattgaggaagctaaaccaacaagaatggcgtTACAACTGGCAGACAGATCATTCAAGTTTTCCCATGGGATAGTAGAAGATTTGTTAGTGAAGGTGGGAGATTTCATCtttccagcagattttgtggtaTTAGACATGGAGGAAGTAGCTAATACttccatcattctgggaaggccattcttggCCACTGCCGGAGCCgttattgatgtccaaaagggtgaacttgTCCTTAGACTACATGATGAGAAATTGACATTCAATGTGTTTAAGGCCATGAGCTACCCACACAACTCATTGGAGAATGTATGA